In the genome of Actinomadura graeca, one region contains:
- the lon gene encoding endopeptidase La, protein MSETLTLPVLPLDDGAVLPGMVVPLDLSESGEVRAAIEAARAVAQATGPGIRSAAKPRVLLVPRLNGQYAGVGTLGVIEQEGRLPGGEPGAVVRGVSRVRIGTGTTGPGAALWVEGTVIEAPPVTGRAEELAKEYKGLVSAILQKRGAWQVVDVVQQIDDPSTLADNAGYAPYLSDEQKIEVLETPDVVERLTLVIGWARDHLAELDVAETIRKDVQEGMEKTQREFLLRQQQEAIRKELAELNGDPADEEDDYRARIEAADLPEKVREAALKEVDKLERSSDASPEGGWIRTWLDTVLDIPWNERTEDSYDIAGARAILDEDHAGLDDVKERIVEYLAVRKRRADRGLGVVGGRRSGAVLALTGPPGVGKTSLGESVARAMGRKFVRVALGGVRDEAEIRGHRRTYVGALPGRIVRAIREAGSMNPVVLLDEVDKVGADYRGDPTAALLEVLDPEQNHTFRDHYLEVELDLSDVLFLATANVVEAIPGPLLDRMELVELDGYTEDEKVTIARDHLLPRQLGKAGLEASEVGFGDDALRLLAAEYTREAGVRSLDRSIARVLRKVAANVALEKAALPVAIGAGDLKDYLGRPRFTPEVELGRSERRTGVPGVATGLAVTGAGGDVLYIEASLADRETGDTGVTLTGQLGDVMKESARIALSYLRSRGAELELPVGDLKDRGVHVHVPAGAIPKDGPSAGITMTTALASLLSGRPVRPDVAMTGEVSLTGRVLPIGGLKQKLLAASRLGITTAIVPKRNEPDLEDVPAEVLEKLTVFAVGDVREVLDLALEPATTPVAV, encoded by the coding sequence ATGAGCGAGACCCTGACGCTGCCGGTGCTGCCCCTGGACGACGGGGCCGTTCTGCCGGGCATGGTGGTCCCCCTCGACCTGTCCGAGAGCGGGGAGGTCCGGGCGGCCATCGAGGCGGCCCGCGCGGTGGCCCAGGCCACGGGGCCGGGGATCCGGTCGGCGGCCAAGCCGCGGGTGCTGCTGGTGCCCAGGCTCAACGGGCAGTACGCCGGCGTGGGGACGCTGGGCGTGATCGAGCAGGAGGGGCGGCTGCCGGGCGGGGAGCCGGGCGCGGTCGTCCGTGGCGTGTCGCGGGTGCGGATCGGCACCGGGACGACCGGGCCGGGCGCGGCGCTGTGGGTCGAGGGCACCGTGATCGAGGCGCCGCCCGTGACCGGGCGGGCCGAGGAGCTCGCCAAGGAGTACAAGGGCCTGGTCAGCGCCATCCTGCAGAAGCGCGGCGCCTGGCAGGTCGTGGACGTGGTCCAGCAGATCGACGATCCGTCCACGCTGGCCGACAACGCCGGGTACGCCCCCTACCTGTCGGACGAGCAGAAGATCGAGGTGCTGGAGACGCCCGACGTCGTCGAGCGGCTCACGCTGGTCATCGGGTGGGCGCGCGACCATCTCGCCGAGCTGGACGTGGCGGAGACCATCCGCAAGGACGTGCAGGAGGGCATGGAGAAGACGCAGCGGGAGTTCCTGCTGCGGCAGCAGCAGGAGGCCATCCGCAAGGAGCTGGCCGAGCTGAACGGCGACCCGGCCGACGAGGAGGACGACTACCGGGCCCGGATCGAGGCGGCCGACCTTCCCGAGAAGGTGCGGGAGGCGGCGCTCAAGGAGGTCGACAAGCTGGAGCGGTCGTCCGACGCCTCGCCTGAGGGCGGCTGGATCCGCACATGGCTGGACACCGTCCTCGACATCCCGTGGAACGAGCGCACCGAGGACTCCTATGACATCGCCGGCGCGCGCGCGATCCTTGACGAGGACCACGCGGGCCTCGACGACGTGAAGGAGCGCATCGTCGAGTACCTGGCCGTGCGCAAGAGGCGCGCGGACCGGGGACTGGGCGTCGTGGGCGGGCGCAGGAGCGGTGCCGTGCTGGCGCTGACCGGACCCCCTGGCGTGGGCAAGACCTCGCTCGGCGAGTCGGTCGCGCGGGCCATGGGACGCAAGTTCGTGCGCGTCGCCCTGGGCGGCGTCCGTGACGAGGCGGAGATCCGGGGTCACCGCCGGACGTACGTGGGCGCCCTTCCGGGACGGATCGTCCGCGCCATCCGCGAGGCGGGCTCGATGAACCCGGTCGTCCTGCTGGACGAGGTGGACAAGGTCGGCGCGGACTACCGGGGCGACCCGACCGCGGCGCTGCTGGAGGTCCTCGACCCCGAGCAGAACCACACGTTCCGCGACCACTACCTGGAGGTCGAGCTCGACCTGAGCGACGTGCTGTTCCTCGCCACGGCGAACGTGGTCGAGGCGATCCCCGGCCCGCTGCTGGACCGGATGGAGCTCGTCGAGCTGGACGGCTACACCGAGGACGAGAAGGTCACGATCGCCCGCGACCACCTGCTGCCGCGCCAGCTCGGCAAGGCGGGGCTGGAGGCGTCCGAGGTCGGCTTCGGCGACGACGCGCTGCGGCTGCTGGCGGCCGAGTACACCCGCGAGGCGGGCGTGCGGTCGCTGGACCGCTCGATCGCGCGGGTGCTGCGGAAGGTCGCCGCGAACGTCGCGCTGGAGAAGGCGGCGCTCCCGGTCGCCATCGGCGCGGGCGACCTGAAGGACTACCTGGGGCGGCCGAGGTTCACGCCGGAGGTCGAGCTCGGCAGGTCCGAGAGGCGGACGGGCGTGCCGGGCGTGGCGACGGGCCTCGCGGTCACCGGCGCGGGCGGCGACGTCCTCTACATCGAGGCGTCGCTGGCCGACCGGGAGACCGGGGACACCGGCGTGACGCTGACCGGCCAGCTCGGCGACGTCATGAAGGAGTCGGCGCGGATCGCGCTCAGCTACCTGCGCTCGCGGGGCGCCGAGCTGGAGCTGCCGGTCGGCGACCTGAAGGACCGCGGCGTGCACGTCCACGTGCCCGCAGGCGCGATCCCGAAGGACGGCCCGAGCGCCGGCATCACGATGACGACGGCGCTGGCGTCCCTGCTCTCGGGGCGGCCGGTCCGGCCGGACGTGGCGATGACCGGCGAGGTCTCGCTGACCGGGCGGGTCCTGCCGATCGGCGGGCTGAAGCAGAAGCTGCTGGCCGCGTCCCGGCTCGGCATCACGACCGCGATCGTCCCGAAGCGCAACGAGCCGGACCTGGAGGACGTGCCGGCCGAGGTGCTGGAGAAGCTGACGGTGTTCGCCGTCGGCGACGTCCGCGAGGTGCTGGACCTGGCGCTCGAACCGGCCACCACGCCGGTCGCCGTGTGA
- a CDS encoding VanZ family protein, protein MWQPAATGERLSWWVIALRAVAVTIALGFLAVFCYIAFRLTLTPVHDNGQAGGNTDPGRSLRFYADRPVKEAVLQIGGNLALLAPLGVLLPVVWVSLRGPIRLALLTGMCSLAIETVQGAFVIGRAFDVDDVILNVAGVVLAYLLLGRRLSKSVRG, encoded by the coding sequence ATGTGGCAGCCGGCGGCGACCGGCGAACGGCTCTCCTGGTGGGTGATCGCCCTGCGGGCGGTCGCGGTGACGATCGCGCTCGGCTTCCTCGCGGTGTTCTGCTACATCGCGTTCCGGCTGACCCTGACGCCCGTCCATGACAACGGGCAGGCCGGGGGGAACACCGATCCCGGGCGCTCGCTGCGCTTCTACGCGGACCGCCCCGTCAAGGAGGCGGTCCTGCAGATCGGCGGCAACCTGGCGCTGCTGGCGCCCCTCGGCGTCCTGCTGCCGGTCGTCTGGGTCAGCCTGCGGGGCCCGATCCGCCTCGCGCTCCTGACCGGCATGTGCTCCCTGGCCATCGAGACCGTCCAGGGCGCGTTCGTGATAGGGCGCGCCTTCGACGTGGACGATGTGATCCTCAACGTCGCGGGGGTCGTCCTCGCCTACCTCCTCCTCGGGCGGCGGCTCTCGAAGTCCGTCCGCGGCTGA
- a CDS encoding nitroreductase family deazaflavin-dependent oxidoreductase has product MRVFLTGASGFVGSYTVRALLGAGHRPRALVRDPEKAARVLGAIGVPAGDVELVTGDMLDAAAVKEALSGCDAAIHAAAAAGVTGAGRDLVEANVTGTRNVVGGAVGQGLAPVVHVSAVAVFVPPSAQVITVDAPLARPRTAYGRSKLAAERYARGLQEEGAPVTIVYPGGVCGPHQPRLASLMEGLAAGLGTVWPLPGGGGVPVLDVRDLGEALARAVETRQGASRWLLGGHHLTWRSCADLCDALTGVRCRRVPVPSAVLLGLGTALDAAKRVHRFDHPLTRDAAELMVTLVPTDDRPLLEALDLTLRPVEETVADSVRWLAESGHLAPRRAGRLARPGRGPGTAPRLVRRALGPPLQRISGARWFSAVGLKVVPPLDRVLHRVSRGRLLLGQALVPSLVLTTTGAVSGRPRRAPLACLPEKDGGWIVVGSGFGRDRHPAWTGDLMRHPDAEVSFRGRTVPVTARLLGDAERAEVWPRLLEVWPVYGRYAERAGRRPRTFRLTPR; this is encoded by the coding sequence ATGCGGGTCTTCCTCACAGGCGCCTCCGGTTTCGTCGGGTCCTACACCGTCCGCGCCCTGCTCGGCGCGGGGCACCGCCCGCGCGCGCTCGTCCGGGACCCGGAGAAGGCGGCGCGGGTGCTGGGGGCCATCGGCGTCCCGGCCGGGGACGTGGAGCTGGTGACCGGCGACATGCTGGACGCCGCCGCCGTGAAGGAGGCGCTGTCGGGCTGCGACGCGGCGATCCACGCGGCCGCCGCGGCCGGCGTGACCGGCGCGGGCCGCGACCTGGTCGAGGCCAACGTCACCGGCACCCGGAACGTGGTCGGCGGGGCGGTCGGGCAGGGGCTCGCGCCGGTGGTCCACGTGTCCGCCGTCGCGGTGTTCGTCCCCCCGTCCGCGCAGGTCATCACGGTGGACGCGCCGCTCGCGCGTCCCCGCACCGCCTACGGCCGCTCCAAGCTGGCCGCCGAAAGGTACGCGCGCGGCCTCCAGGAGGAGGGCGCGCCGGTCACGATCGTGTACCCGGGCGGCGTGTGCGGGCCGCACCAGCCCCGGCTGGCTTCGCTGATGGAGGGCCTCGCCGCGGGGCTCGGCACGGTCTGGCCGCTGCCGGGCGGCGGCGGCGTGCCGGTCCTCGACGTCCGTGACCTCGGCGAGGCGCTGGCCCGCGCGGTCGAGACGCGGCAGGGCGCGAGCCGCTGGCTCCTCGGCGGCCACCATCTGACCTGGCGGAGCTGCGCCGACCTGTGCGACGCGCTGACCGGCGTCAGGTGCCGCCGCGTGCCCGTTCCGTCCGCGGTGCTGCTCGGCCTCGGGACGGCACTGGACGCCGCCAAGCGCGTCCACCGGTTCGACCACCCGCTCACCCGCGACGCCGCCGAGCTCATGGTGACGCTCGTCCCGACCGACGACCGCCCCCTCCTGGAGGCGCTGGACCTCACGCTCCGCCCGGTGGAGGAGACCGTCGCCGACAGCGTGCGCTGGCTCGCGGAGAGCGGCCACCTGGCGCCCCGCCGGGCGGGACGCCTCGCCCGGCCCGGGCGCGGGCCGGGGACGGCGCCCCGCCTCGTCCGGCGTGCGCTGGGCCCGCCTCTCCAGCGGATCTCCGGCGCCAGGTGGTTCTCCGCGGTGGGGCTGAAGGTCGTCCCGCCCCTCGACCGGGTGCTCCACCGTGTCTCGCGCGGCCGTCTCCTGCTCGGCCAGGCGCTCGTCCCGAGCCTCGTCCTGACCACGACCGGCGCGGTCAGCGGGCGTCCGCGCCGGGCACCGCTCGCCTGCCTGCCCGAGAAGGACGGCGGGTGGATCGTCGTCGGCTCCGGCTTCGGCCGCGACCGGCACCCCGCCTGGACGGGCGACCTCATGCGGCACCCGGACGCCGAGGTGAGCTTCCGGGGCCGCACCGTGCCGGTCACCGCGCGCCTGCTCGGCGACGCCGAGCGGGCGGAGGTCTGGCCGCGCCTCCTGGAGGTCTGGCCCGTCTACGGCCGCTACGCGGAACGCGCGGGCCGGCGGCCGAGGACCTTCCGGCTGACCCCGCGGTGA
- a CDS encoding ABC transporter permease, which yields MTQAVAEPPVTGPDERLGRRSPLWRLLGRPELGALLGAVAVFVFFSLVADAFLRATSFSTVLYAGSTFGIMAVGVSLLMIGGEFDLSAGVMVTSSALVAALTAYQFTLNVWAGVAISLVLTLALGAANGLLYVNTRLPSFIITLATFFMLAGLNLGVTKAVTGNVASDSVRDMDGFGSARAVFASDVGIGGVQVNVTVFWWLLLVAAATWMLLRTRIGNWVFAVGGDAAAARAVGVPVTRTRIGLFMGVAFCAWISGMHLVFAFATVQSGEGVGNEFYYIICAVIGGCLLTGGYGSAIGAAIGAFIFGMTNKGIVYAEWNPDWFKFFLGAMLLIATVVNLVVRRRVERSA from the coding sequence GTGACGCAGGCCGTCGCGGAACCGCCCGTCACCGGCCCCGACGAGCGACTGGGCCGGCGGTCCCCGCTGTGGCGGCTGCTGGGCCGCCCGGAACTCGGCGCGCTGCTCGGCGCCGTCGCGGTGTTCGTGTTCTTCTCGCTCGTCGCCGACGCGTTCCTGCGCGCGACGTCTTTCTCGACCGTCCTGTACGCGGGCTCGACGTTCGGCATCATGGCCGTCGGGGTGTCGCTGCTGATGATCGGCGGTGAGTTCGACCTGTCCGCCGGGGTCATGGTGACCTCCTCGGCGCTGGTCGCGGCGCTGACGGCGTACCAGTTCACGCTGAACGTCTGGGCGGGCGTGGCGATCTCGCTCGTGCTGACGCTGGCGCTCGGGGCGGCGAACGGGCTGCTGTACGTCAACACGAGGCTGCCGAGCTTCATCATCACCCTCGCCACGTTCTTCATGCTCGCGGGCCTGAACCTCGGCGTGACGAAGGCCGTCACCGGCAATGTCGCGTCCGACTCCGTCCGGGACATGGACGGCTTCGGGTCCGCCCGCGCGGTGTTCGCCTCCGACGTCGGCATCGGCGGCGTCCAGGTCAACGTCACCGTGTTCTGGTGGCTGCTGCTCGTCGCCGCCGCCACCTGGATGCTGCTGCGCACGCGGATCGGGAACTGGGTGTTCGCGGTGGGCGGCGACGCGGCCGCCGCCCGCGCCGTCGGCGTCCCGGTGACCCGCACCAGGATCGGCCTGTTCATGGGCGTCGCGTTCTGCGCCTGGATCTCCGGGATGCACCTGGTGTTCGCGTTCGCCACCGTCCAGTCGGGCGAGGGCGTGGGCAACGAGTTCTACTACATCATCTGCGCGGTCATCGGCGGCTGCCTGCTGACGGGCGGCTACGGGTCGGCGATCGGCGCCGCCATCGGGGCGTTCATCTTCGGGATGACGAACAAGGGCATCGTGTACGCCGAGTGGAACCCCGACTGGTTCAAGTTCTTCCTCGGCGCGATGCTGCTCATCGCGACCGTCGTCAACCTGGTGGTGCGCCGCAGAGTGGAGCGTTCGGCATGA
- a CDS encoding substrate-binding domain-containing protein, with translation MKRVAARKPSTRAAVLMVAVVLALGACSGSGGKKAEERAGAAPGAGPRLKIAMVTHSGPGDTFWDIVQKGAKAAAAKDNVEFLYSADPDGGKQAELVKAAIDKKVDGIIVTLAKPDAMRDALAQAAAAKIPVVSINSGAGESARLGAVAHFGQDESIAGEAAGRELARIGSKKALCVIHEQGNVGLEDRCAGARKTFGGDLQNLFVKGTSMPEVKSSITAKLQAGKDIDGILTLGAPFAATAVDAAKESGSKAKVGTFDMNKELIASIKAGDIWFAVDQQPYLQGYGAVDGLWLLKTNGNVIGGGRPVLTGPAIVTRDNAAALEAFAERGTR, from the coding sequence ATGAAACGCGTCGCAGCGCGCAAGCCGTCTACGAGAGCCGCGGTCCTGATGGTGGCGGTGGTGCTGGCGCTCGGCGCCTGCAGCGGCTCGGGCGGTAAGAAGGCCGAGGAGCGCGCGGGCGCGGCGCCCGGCGCCGGGCCCCGGCTGAAGATCGCGATGGTCACCCACTCCGGCCCGGGCGACACGTTCTGGGACATCGTGCAGAAGGGCGCCAAGGCCGCCGCGGCGAAGGACAACGTCGAGTTCCTCTACTCGGCCGACCCGGACGGCGGCAAGCAGGCCGAGCTCGTGAAGGCCGCCATCGACAAGAAGGTGGACGGCATCATCGTCACCCTCGCCAAGCCCGACGCGATGAGGGACGCGCTCGCGCAGGCCGCCGCCGCGAAGATCCCGGTGGTGTCGATCAACTCCGGGGCGGGGGAGTCGGCGCGGCTCGGCGCGGTCGCGCACTTCGGGCAGGACGAGTCGATCGCGGGCGAGGCCGCGGGCCGGGAGCTGGCGCGGATCGGCTCGAAGAAGGCGCTGTGCGTCATCCACGAGCAGGGAAACGTCGGGCTGGAGGACCGCTGCGCGGGGGCCCGCAAGACCTTCGGCGGCGACCTGCAGAACCTGTTCGTCAAGGGCACCAGCATGCCGGAGGTCAAGTCGTCCATCACGGCGAAGCTCCAGGCGGGCAAGGACATCGACGGCATCCTCACGCTCGGCGCGCCGTTCGCCGCGACCGCCGTCGACGCCGCCAAGGAGAGCGGCAGCAAGGCCAAGGTCGGCACCTTCGACATGAACAAGGAGCTCATCGCCTCCATCAAGGCGGGCGACATCTGGTTCGCCGTGGACCAGCAGCCCTACCTCCAGGGCTACGGGGCCGTGGACGGGCTGTGGCTGCTGAAGACCAACGGCAACGTCATCGGCGGCGGGCGCCCGGTGCTGACCGGCCCCGCGATCGTGACCAGGGACAACGCCGCCGCGCTGGAGGCGTTCGCCGAGCGGGGGACCCGGTGA